One region of Acidimicrobiales bacterium genomic DNA includes:
- the grdC gene encoding glycine/sarcosine/betaine reductase complex component C subunit beta, with the protein MTERRAVVTAATQVLAHVPGLARHGSKPQRELPRNKETKKAFLAALRGFDDAVAYAPHQAYIGAVHPRDMPERPWTSAAPPDGVSRFGPKGGEIMPDVEFLGLLACVDRFDLVTLAADVADEAAAALARHPLAKHLDLDRIDKARGDVDKVASRPGSHRLYLGATRVGGAIPCAHEEDESLTATVLLDNLASKATSTLALLHLLVANGVDPASVDYVIGCGEEAVGDRYQRGGGNMAKAVAEVAGLSEASGMDVKNFCAAPAPALVTAAALVTAGVFERVAIIAGGSMAKLGMKFQGHLRHDLPILEDVLGGAAALVQADDGVSPRVRLDVVGRHRVTAGGSNPAIMEALAVEPLKRNGIPMTSVDDYATELHNPEITEPQGTGDVPARNYKTIAAVAAQKGEIERGDIAGFVKERGMPGFAPTQGHLASSLCYLPHAVERLTGGEAERVLLLAKGSLFLGRMSQLSDGMSVLLERNGKGS; encoded by the coding sequence GTGACTGAGCGCCGGGCGGTCGTCACCGCCGCCACCCAGGTCCTGGCCCACGTGCCCGGCCTCGCCCGCCACGGCTCCAAGCCGCAGCGGGAGCTGCCCAGGAACAAGGAGACCAAGAAGGCGTTCCTCGCCGCCCTCCGCGGCTTCGACGACGCTGTGGCGTACGCGCCGCACCAGGCCTACATCGGCGCCGTCCACCCCCGCGACATGCCCGAGCGCCCGTGGACCAGCGCCGCCCCGCCCGACGGCGTCTCCCGGTTCGGGCCCAAGGGCGGCGAGATCATGCCCGACGTCGAGTTCCTCGGCCTGCTCGCCTGCGTCGACCGGTTCGATCTGGTCACGCTGGCCGCCGACGTGGCCGACGAGGCGGCGGCCGCGCTGGCCCGCCACCCGCTGGCCAAGCACCTCGACCTCGACCGCATCGACAAGGCCAGGGGCGACGTCGACAAGGTCGCCTCCCGGCCGGGCAGCCACCGGCTGTACCTGGGCGCCACCCGCGTCGGCGGCGCCATCCCCTGCGCCCATGAGGAGGACGAGTCGCTCACCGCCACCGTGCTGCTGGACAACCTGGCGTCCAAGGCCACGTCCACCCTCGCCCTCCTGCACCTGCTGGTGGCCAACGGGGTCGACCCGGCGTCGGTCGACTACGTCATCGGCTGCGGCGAGGAAGCCGTCGGGGACCGCTACCAGCGGGGCGGCGGCAACATGGCCAAGGCGGTGGCCGAGGTGGCGGGGCTGTCCGAGGCGTCGGGCATGGACGTCAAGAACTTCTGCGCTGCACCGGCCCCTGCCCTGGTCACCGCGGCTGCCCTGGTCACCGCCGGCGTGTTCGAGCGGGTGGCGATCATCGCCGGGGGGTCGATGGCCAAGCTGGGCATGAAGTTCCAGGGGCACCTCCGCCACGACCTGCCCATCCTGGAGGACGTCCTGGGCGGCGCCGCCGCCCTCGTCCAGGCCGACGACGGGGTGTCGCCCCGGGTCCGCCTCGACGTGGTCGGCCGCCACCGGGTCACCGCCGGCGGGTCCAACCCGGCGATCATGGAGGCCCTCGCCGTCGAGCCCCTGAAGCGCAACGGGATCCCCATGACGTCGGTGGACGACTACGCCACCGAGCTGCACAACCCCGAGATCACCGAGCCCCAGGGCACCGGCGACGTCCCCGCCCGCAACTACAAGACCATCGCCGCCGTGGCCGCCCAGAAGGGCGAGATCGAGCGGGGCGACATCGCCGGCTTCGTCAAGGAGCGGGGCATGCCCGGGTTCGCCCCGACCCAGGGGCATCTGGCATCCTCCTTGTGCTACCTCCCGCACGCCGTCGAGCGGCTCACCGGCGGTGAGGCGGAGCGGGTGCTGCTGCTGGCCAAGGGCAGCCTGTTCCTCGGCCGCATGTCACAGCTCTCGGACGGGATGAGCGTGCTGCTGGAGC
- a CDS encoding glycine/betaine/sarcosine/D-proline family reductase selenoprotein B yields the protein MTTRIVHYINQFFAGKGGEDSASEPPSSHDGPVGPGRKLASLLGDDFEIVTTVWCGDDHAGGPEVLDEILGLIRAARPDLVVAGPAFTSGRYGLACARVAAEAQREGMTVVACMHPDNPGLDEAGAAPVVASSQVARHMGATLETLAAALRKAAAGEPLTPDDGRVGKIPRRNEMADRNSAERAVDLLLARLGGDREATEVPLPNFDQVTPAAPVDHVSEAVVALVTEGALVPESNPDGLESARATRWLRYSLDGKSRLRSGEFRSVHGGFSTVWANEDPNRILPLDVARQLEKEGRIGKLHGEYLVTAGNGTSIANARRFGVEWAADLRRQGVQAALLTATUGTGTRCGSTLAKELERSGIPTALLCNLTSIAERVGAPRIVPTKGIPYPTGDPNLDAEAERAWRRRLVERCLEAVSTAVTKPTLFPVEMEEAASRD from the coding sequence GTGACCACGCGCATCGTCCACTACATCAACCAGTTCTTCGCCGGGAAGGGCGGGGAGGACTCGGCGTCCGAACCGCCGTCGTCCCACGACGGGCCCGTCGGCCCGGGCCGGAAGCTGGCTTCGTTGCTGGGCGATGACTTCGAGATCGTCACCACCGTGTGGTGCGGCGACGACCACGCCGGCGGTCCCGAGGTCCTCGACGAGATCCTGGGGCTCATCCGGGCCGCCCGTCCCGACCTGGTCGTCGCCGGCCCCGCCTTCACCAGCGGGCGCTACGGCCTGGCCTGCGCCCGGGTGGCGGCCGAGGCGCAGCGCGAGGGCATGACGGTGGTGGCGTGCATGCACCCCGACAACCCCGGCCTGGACGAGGCGGGCGCCGCCCCCGTCGTGGCCAGCAGCCAGGTGGCCCGCCACATGGGCGCCACCCTGGAGACGCTCGCCGCCGCCCTCCGCAAGGCGGCCGCCGGCGAGCCCCTCACCCCCGACGACGGCCGGGTGGGGAAGATCCCGCGTCGCAACGAGATGGCCGACCGCAACAGCGCCGAGCGGGCCGTCGACCTCCTGCTGGCCCGCCTGGGCGGCGACCGGGAGGCCACCGAGGTGCCGCTCCCGAACTTCGACCAGGTGACGCCGGCCGCCCCCGTCGACCACGTGTCGGAGGCGGTGGTCGCCCTCGTCACCGAGGGCGCCCTGGTGCCGGAGTCAAACCCCGACGGCCTCGAGTCGGCCCGGGCGACCAGGTGGCTGCGCTATTCCCTGGACGGCAAGAGCAGGCTGCGGTCGGGCGAGTTCCGGTCGGTGCACGGCGGCTTCTCCACGGTGTGGGCCAACGAGGACCCGAACCGGATCCTCCCCCTGGACGTGGCCCGCCAGCTGGAGAAGGAGGGGCGCATCGGCAAGCTGCACGGCGAGTACCTCGTCACCGCCGGCAACGGCACGTCGATCGCCAACGCCCGCCGCTTCGGCGTGGAGTGGGCGGCCGACCTGAGGAGGCAGGGCGTCCAGGCGGCCCTCCTGACGGCCACGTGAGGCACCGGGACGCGTTGCGGGTCAACGCTTGCGAAGGAGTTGGAGCGCTCCGGCATCCCCACCGCTCTGCTGTGCAACCTCACCTCGATCGCCGAGCGGGTGGGGGCTCCCCGCATCGTGCCGACCAAGGGCATCCCCTACCCCACCGGAGACCCGAACCTCGACGCCGAGGCGGAGCGGGCGTGGCGGCGGAGGCTGGTGGAGCGGTGCCTGGAGGCGGTGTCCACCGCCGTGACGAAGCCGACGTTGTTCCCCGTCGAGATGGAGGAGGCCGCCTCCCGTGACTGA